CAATTTTCACTGTCGTTTTGAGAAGATCAATGTGATCTCAGAAAAATTGACTGACTCTCAAAAGGTTTTGTTTAGTAAGACTTGCTTTGGTCGTTTTCTAAACCTTAAATCTTATGCTAATCAAGCTAAATTGGTTCACCATGTTTTGTTGAGAGAAGTTAACCagccaaacttaaatgaaatgtGGTTTAAAGTTTGTGGAAAGCTGATTAGGTTTTCTTTGGGTGAATTTGGGTTATTGTCTGGGTTAAATGTGTTTGGTGACATTGATAAAGGTGGAATTAAGAATAGTAATCCCATTGGATTGTATTCTAAATTTTTTGGTGACCATACAAGGGGCATTTCAAGAATTATTGTTGAAGAAAGGTTTAAGGCTGCCAATTTTGATAATGATAATGAGGCTGTTAGGATGGCTGTACTTTACCTGATCACTAACTTTTTGTATGCTTGGCAAAAAGAGAAGAACATTGAAAAAACTGACTTGTATCTTTGTGATAGTGGTGGTTTTAATCATTTTCCATGGGGAAAGGATATTTTTAATGTGACTCTCTCATCTTTGAGAGATGCTTTAAGGGAAAATGAAGTTGTTATTACTCGACAAGGTTCTTACCCAACCTATAAGTTGAATGGTTTGCCATTTGTTTTCCAAGTTTTCATTTACGAATCAATTCCTAGTTTAGAGGGAACttattgtgagaaggttagttGTGGTCTGCCTAGGATTATAAATTGGTCATCAGTTGCAATCCCATCTCATAAGGAGCCTGAGAGGAATGTGTTTTCATTACATAAggtaatttttattctttttgctTTTCTTTATATatgaatttatttgatttttttaatattgtaaACTGATTTTTCTGTGTTGTTATTTGCAGACCAAAATTGTTAAAGTTTTGCCCACTGATGAAGAGAACAATGCCTTCAAGCTTGAAGGTTTTTTCCAGTGCAACAAGGATTTGAATGTTGCTGATTTTGAGGATGATGATTTTGTTGCTCCTCCAAAGAAACCAACCAGTGAGGCTCCTTCATCATCCTATGTTCCTTGTGTGACATTTGGTTTTTCTGATATGAAAATTATTGTGGATGAATGTCAGAAGAAGTGTAACATTATGTCTAAGGAAATTGCATTTTTAAAGTCTGCTAGTGAATCTAGACATAGGGCATTGATGGAGATGTTGGTTAATTTGAAAAACGATCAAGATTTAAAACACAAGGAAGTTATGGAAATGTTAGGTGAGTTGAGGCCAAAATCATGTGGTATTAATGATGATATTGATCCTGTTGATGTTGGTTTTGTGGGAGCTGATGTTGGTGATACTTCTGGTGGTGGTGGTGTTTTAAAGGAAAAGGATAAGTTTTTTGAGAATGAAAGTTTTACCCAAGTTTTTGATGAATGCATTCAAGCAATGCAAGAAGATGCTGCTGGAGATATGGTAATTGCAGATGATAAGAATGATACAGTAAATGAGAATGAGAAGACTACTGGGAATGATGTTGAAGAAACAATGGTATGTATACGTatctaaatattaattttattgctTGGTTggtttgttattttttattttatattttatagatgtttatatttctgttaatatatataattaatattttctttttattaatttttgttttccctttttgATAGGAATCTGATTTTGTTTCCATTGGAGTATGAGAAGTGGAAGAGAAAGTTTAGAATTCTTGTTTTGTAAACCTTTTGTTATTAATTTGTAAACTTTTAATTTCTAAGTTAGTTTTGTACAAGACTTTTCCAGAGCATGTATAAACTCTGTTATGTTTTTGTAAACTTATGAATTTTGGAATGTTTTGTTTGgcaattattcttttttattatatCTACAACTTTTTTTTCTAGAGCTATGACCAGGTTATTTTGGTTTCATGATTTGTATGTTTTCAAGGTAATGTATTCGTGTATTTCTGTATTAATTTCTAAAATTTTGTTTTTCCATAGAATATTGTCAAACCTCATGATGATGTAGCTGATGTTGTTAAAGATCTAGAAGAAGAGGCTCATATTTTTAACAACATGAATGTGGAGATTTTTGATAAAGTTGTTCATGTAGCTGTTGGTGATTTGGCAAAAAAAAAGGTAACTAAACAAGGcagatattgtatttttttttctttttgcaatATTTTCCAATAGTTGTATTATTgagtttttcatattatttttgtttCTAGGAAGTTGTTATGGCAACACCCATTGCTGGTTCTTTGATGAATCCAGTAGTTGTGTCTACTCCTGTTGTTGGCAAAAGGAATCCAAAGCCTACTCCAGTTTTGCAATCTCCTTTTGTGAACCAATTTGGATCATCTTCTTCTGAGGATATGAAACATTTGGAGGTTGTGAAGTCTAAAAGGAAGGTTGTGGGACGATATGCTTTTGGAGACAATCTTTTGGATCTGCCTAATCAAATTGACCAAGACTCTTTTAACAAGTGGTTTTCTCTGGGGCTGAGAAAAAATAATAAGTATGcttctattttttaattgtttttttatttattttgtatttcagTTTCAGTTTCACCATAATTCACTTTTAAatgtttatatttgttataggTATAAGAAATTTGATGATAATAATAGTATCATTAAGGAGCCATTTCAGTTTTGTGTAACTGAGATTGAGAGAAAATTTTGGTTTTATGATTTAGTTAAAGATGGGAGGGATTTGGACAATGAGGTATTTTTTTCCCTTATTATTATTAAGTTGTTTTAGTTTTTCTGTTTTCATTATTCTTATTATGGTTTGCTTCTTGTTTTTTCAGCATATTAATGTGGCATTTTATTACCTTAGAAAAAAAGCCAAGTATTGTGAGTTGATAAAGGTTAGAGTTACTACTACAGATAACTCTTTTGATCAAGTTATCACTGCTCTGTATGATGTGTATCTGTCAAGTGACTGTGATCGATCTGTTATATCGAATAACAGTGTtcttttttagtatatttgtggtTATAAAATGCTTTGTAACACCCCTTGGTCGCTAGTAGATTTTGTTTTATTCCCTATTAATATGACTGCTGTTGGCTGTAATCATTGGATTCTTGGGGAGTTCAACGTGAAGCAGAGATTTTTTAAAGTCTACAACTCAATGAGGAATAGAGTTATGGATAAGAAAGTGTTGAAAGTTGTTAAAGCATATTCTACTTTGTTGCCCTTGTTTCtttctttaaataatttttatgagtCAAGGGAAGATATTGATCTAAATGCACAAGCATTTAAGGGCATTGATATGTGTCATCCGTTGGACATTGTGTTTGATGATGAGGTTCCACAACAGAGTAACAAGTAAGtggtttttttttagttattgttattttttggtTGCATGATTTTGTTTATATGCATTTATGTGTTActgattttgagtttttttttttttttttgtagcgaTTGTGGGATTTTTATCATAAAGTTTGCTGAATTTATTATGCATGGACTTATTGAAAATATCCCCAATCCTCTGAATGTTAGTTTCCAGAGAAACAAAATTGCAGTCGAGCTATATGTCCATGCTAAAAGAAAGAAAGATGAAGGCTATCTATCTGATGGGGAGTTCAGAGGAAGAATGAGCAAGAAGATGTTGAATATTAATGCAATGGAAGTATGAGAGCATCAAAGTAGTTAACATTTTGGCTTTTATCTTGTAAAGACGATACATACTTATGGCAAGATAACTTTTGTGTTTTTGTTTTGCAAACTTTCAAGCAAGTAtcatgtttgaatattttgaatactGTGGCATATCAATGAATTTTGATATTAGCCCTTTTTTATGAGGAATGTTGTACAGAGGTGTCTCAAGTTTGTAACTTGAGTTCAcaactttatttttatatttcatGTTTTAGGTAACATCTGTTAAAAGTTTGTAACCTAAGTTCATGCAAAATTGCGTAGCATTACTTAACGTCTATTAATAGTCACGATAACTTCAGTTTCAAATATGTATCAAATCGTTTCAAACTTTTGAAGTTAATCCTTTTAAATGGACTGGAAATTTACAAATGAAAATCAAATATTTTTGTTTCAAAACTGTAACATAAGCTGATAAAAGAACTTATTTCCTATTTATTTGATGTTGGAAGTGTCTGTGAGAAACTAGTAACATATCTGTAACAATTATGTAACAAAATGTTACATTAATATTCATTTCAGATATATCTGTATCAAATATGTAACAAAAATTTACAGATAACGCCCTGAACATTAATTCTGATATATTGATGCAAATTTTTTCCTAAGTTTTTATAATATTCCATATATTCAATAAAATTTCATAATTCTTTATCACAAGTAATAGTGATAAGTAATGTTCCAATCACTGTACTGAAACATACAAAGTtctaaaattcaaataaaaagtattttcaatctataagctttgagtgcttttttgtttttttgttctcAATAGAGGCTGGTTTGTGCAGGTTTTTCGGTTGTGCCCAAGCTCTCCACACCTTCCACATTTAAGTTGATAAGAGCCTTCTCTTGCTGAAACAAACCTTTTTTTCCTTGGCCTTCCACTTTTTCTGTTTCCCTTTGGAGGTGGTACTTCTATTTCCTCAACATTAGGTGGAACTCTCCATGTTTTTGGATCTCCCAATGGATGTATTGATGCATTATAGGTGTTCAACATGGCTTGTTTTGTGAAATAATATGAGCAATATTTTTTATACTGAAGGTTCATCTTTCTAATGACTGCCATGGCATGTTCACAAGGTAATTCATCCAAATCAAACTTGTTACAAGTGCAAGATTTCTTTGCAATGTCAACAATGTTTGTTGTTAAACCACTGTGTACACTGTAAATGAGTGTGCTAGCTGGTTCTACCTGCAATGAAATTATAATAATGAACAAGGAAGTATATTAATACAGAGGTATTTATAAATAAACGAAATAGTTGTACTTACAGTCATTCTTAATGACTTGACAAAGTTCTTTCTTAAGTATTCCTCTTGTTTCTTTGGCAATTCTGTAAACGTTGCTTCTgcttcttttttgttgttgtagCTCCATTTTTGAATCAGGTTTCTAAGGCACTCGAGTAATGTTGTTACTGGAAGCTCTCTCATTTCTTTTAGTGCTGCACTAATGGATTCAGCTATGTTTGAAGTCATAGCTGCATATCTACGACTTTTGGAGTGGATTCTTGCCCACTTTTCATATTTAACCTCATTCGCCAGAAAAGGACGGATTCCTTCATGTAAACTGTCCAAGTCCTTCATGTATTTTTCAAAATCTTCCATGTTATAAGCTTTTGCAGCAGCATGAAATGCAATACTAGTTGCCTCTGCATCTGTTCTAAACTTGGTCTTTATGTTGCAGAAAAGATGGTAGGAGCACACTCCATGAGTTACATTTGGAAAGACATTTTTTATAGCATTCTCTATGCTTTCATGTCTATCTGAAACTATACACAACTCTTCTCTTTCTCCATaacattcttttatttttctgaagAACCACTCCCATGAATCATTGTTTTCCGAATCTGTTATAGCAAAAGCCAATGGGAAGATGTGTCTATTTGCATCTTGTGTTGAAGCTGTGAGAAGTGTACCGCCAAATGCAGCTTTTAGGAAtgttccatcaacaacaattaCTGGAATGCAATGTTTCCAACCTAGAATTGATTGTCCCATAGCcatataaagatatttaaatCTGTTTAGACTATCAATTTCCAAATCTGTTACAGTACCTGGATTTTTGTGCTTCAAAATGTGCAGATATCGTGGAATGTCTCGGTAGGAATCTTGACTTGAACCATGTACATAATTAACTGCTTTTTCCTTAGATCGCCATGCTTTTTGGTAACTCATGGAAACTCCATATCTGTCCAACATGTCTTTAGCTATATCTTTAGGTCTATAATTTGTTTTTGGATCTGTGAACTTGGTCTTCACAACATTCCCAACCATACTACTTGAAGCTTGTCGGTGATCTCCAAGAATAATGTCCAAGGAACATGTGTGGGCACGATTGAACTTCCTACGTTGGAACATATCTGTCTTTCCATATCTTGCTGCACGAAATGACCACGTACATTCTAAATCAAGGCACTTCAACTGATATTCTTTTTTGCAAGATTTGTGGACCTTGAACTGAAAATTGTTTTTTATGGCATAGAGACCAATTGTTGTTGTAAGAACCTCTTTGTTTTTATATACCTGTTTTTCTCTTATTCCATCAGAAATTGCATGAGTTATAACTGTAGTTTCTGTTCCGATATGTTCAGGAATTGATTCATGTCGTTCCTTCTCCAAAATCAAATCTGTAATTTGATCTGCCAATTGAATAAAATTTGGTAGTTCTTGAGGTTCATCTATAGAGAATGTCGATGTGTCCGAAATATCATTCTCTATATTATTACTACTTGAAGCAACAGTAGAACTCATCTTTTGAAGTGCTCCACAGGTAATTGTTTGGTTGTTCTCTGTTACAGAAACTATCAAAGGGTATTTTGTGAGTGTTCTGTCATTTCTTTTGCACTCCAAGTAGAATTGTATAGATCTATCACTATTGATCTTCAATGGAGGCAATGTTTCTGCAATCTGGTACTCAATTGTTGCATTTTCTGTTGACAGAATGGTAGACAACTCTATAGACAAGATATTCATTAGTGTTGTAAATGAGCAATCTAATGGTATTAACACTCCCAGCATTTTGAAATCCTCATACACATTATTTTCATTCCAATGACCATCATAATATAGCAAATATGTTATTGGATTCATGTCTGCagatgaataaaaagaaaaattagattGATATGTAGAATTCTTTATATTTTCATTATAAAACAAAATAGGAGCATCACAGATTTAGCAAAGACAAATACCTTATGGGTTATAAACTACCCAATCCAGCACAAGCTATTCATTAACACATCCCCTAATAAAACGAGAATTTAGCATATAAACTCCTCCCTTTATTGGTTTTTAAATGACCAAATTCTGCACAAGCAAGAGCAAATAACTTAAAGATGAGACAATCTAAGAAACATCTTTATAATATTGTAACAGTTTTGTTTTTATAaaaggtttttagggttttcaaatGTTTCTATGGTAAAATTTGTATATGATTCCGTGGAGATTtgtgttaaaatatatgttttgctAGATTTATCTTAGTGATTTTCGAAAGCTATAAATTATGTTCCAAGAACAAAATAGAAGAACAAGGAAACTTACCACAAAACAGATGTTGTGTAATTGTTTTTGTAGACCCATCGATTCAGAAATTTTACAGTAGATTGCAGAAGAAAATTTCTCATTTTTTCCCAGTTTTCTCGGTTTTGTAAGCTGAAATGCTTGGAGATCTCTGAATATTTATTGAGTACAGTTTGTTACATAAACATTGGCTGAGTTGTAATGGTTGGGTTGGGTCTTCTGTATATAATGGTGTGAAATTGGGTCTTCCGTATTGGGTTGGGTCTTCCGTGACTTGTGGGCTTCACTTTTACCGTAATATTGTAAGAAATATGGATTACAATATTTTTCGAATTCTTTTAGTGAAATGCCGTATATATAAAAATTTccctaaaaaaaatcatatcacATCAAATTTGTAAGAAAGAAAACCATATGAATATGTAATTtccgaaaaaaaaaaacatttaaaatcAATCGAGCCCATATGCCTTCATTGAAGCCCACACGCATAAAAGGCCCGTTTCCCCCGTCAATATCTCTGAGCTTAGATTAGGGTTTTCGTCACTTTGAGCTGAAGTATCCCTACAACGCCTCCTCTGCGAATTTGCTAGCGCACAACCTCTCTACACTCCGCAACCATGGCCGAGCAGGTTCGTACCA
The Humulus lupulus chromosome 6, drHumLupu1.1, whole genome shotgun sequence DNA segment above includes these coding regions:
- the LOC133784360 gene encoding uncharacterized protein LOC133784360 isoform X1, producing the protein MKIIVDECQKKCNIMSKEIAFLKSASESRHRALMEMLVNLKNDQDLKHKEVMEMLGELRPKSCGINDDIDPVDVGFVGADVGDTSGGGGVLKEKDKFFENESFTQVFDECIQAMQEDAAGDMVIADDKNDTVNENEKTTGNDVEETMNIVKPHDDVADVVKDLEEEAHIFNNMNVEIFDKVVHVAVGDLAKKKVTKQGRYCIFFSFCNIFQ
- the LOC133784360 gene encoding uncharacterized protein LOC133784360 isoform X2: MKIIVDECQKKCNIMSKEIAFLKSASESRHRALMEMLVNLKNDQDLKHKEVMEMLGELRPKSCGINDDIDPVDVGFVGADVGDTSGGGGVLKEKDKFFENESFTQVFDECIQAMQEDAAGDMVIADDKNDTVNENEKTTGNDVEETMESDFVSIGV
- the LOC133785765 gene encoding uncharacterized protein LOC133785765; the encoded protein is MNPITYLLYYDGHWNENNVYEDFKMLGVLIPLDCSFTTLMNILSIELSTILSTENATIEYQIAETLPPLKINSDRSIQFYLECKRNDRTLTKYPLIVSVTENNQTITCGALQKMSSTVASSSNNIENDISDTSTFSIDEPQELPNFIQLADQITDLILEKERHESIPEHIGTETTVITHAISDGIREKQVYKNKEVLTTTIGLYAIKNNFQFKVHKSCKKEYQLKCLDLECTWSFRAARYGKTDMFQRRKFNRAHTCSLDIILGDHRQASSSMVGNVVKTKFTDPKTNYRPKDIAKDMLDRYGVSMSYQKAWRSKEKAVNYVHGSSQDSYRDIPRYLHILKHKNPGTVTDLEIDSLNRFKYLYMAMGQSILGWKHCIPVIVVDGTFLKAAFGGTLLTASTQDANRHIFPLAFAITDSENNDSWEWFFRKIKECYGEREELCIVSDRHESIENAIKNVFPNVTHGVCSYHLFCNIKTKFRTDAEATSIAFHAAAKAYNMEDFEKYMKDLDSLHEGIRPFLANEVKYEKWARIHSKSRRYAAMTSNIAESISAALKEMRELPVTTLLECLRNLIQKWSYNNKKEAEATFTELPKKQEEYLRKNFVKSLRMTVEPASTLIYSVHSGLTTNIVDIAKKSCTCNKFDLDELPCEHAMAVIRKMNLQYKKYCSYYFTKQAMLNTYNASIHPLGDPKTWRVPPNVEEIEVPPPKGNRKSGRPRKKRYVTSFSQTLPTSNK